Proteins from a genomic interval of Nostoc sp. TCL240-02:
- a CDS encoding GAF domain-containing protein: MSQSFSQNQARRNRQQKLWPQKWSLKTKAIVWALSISVLPVFAIGIATYFYGINLSSKQIPQVRLERTKSSTETEALQRQLSLLLTGMGVTAILAGAIAVFVTNRTISRVSNIAATSNHIKNRLRPDSEFTQTFIAHEDELVMLERNISLFTELLSVLVQEKEAEADYSQLLTKITRWVRESFNQEDVLKTTSEEIRKALNIDRVAIFCFNSNCNGTFIAESVAPGLPKILGVTVSEPGFEAGYIEKYRDGCTRGIDDIYQADLSDDDIELLQQFAVKSNLVAPIFKGKQLFGLLIGHQCSRQRFWQQSEIDLFAQIAMQVEFALDYAKLLEQVDTKADKAQLFIEITRSIRESLNEEDVLKTTVEEVRKLLSTDRVLVYSFNANWSGTVIAESVIPGYPKVLRSEIQDPCFGQDYVEKYQSGRVAITNNIYQAGLTDCHISLLESFSVKANLVAPILKDEQLFGLLIAHQCSRPRDWQQPEIDLFAQIAMQVGFALDHARLLQRIEAEGVQSQLLADTIGSIRQSLNEEDVLKTTVEEVRKVLSTDRVMVYSFNANWSGTVIAESVVLTYPKVLRAEIEDPCFGQGYVEEYQSGRVLAINNIYEVGLADCHINLLESFGVKANLVAPILKGEQLFGLLVAHQCSRPRDWKQSEIDLFAQIAMQVGFALDHARLLQRIEAEAMRSQLLVDITRNIRQSLKEEDILKTTVEEVRKALSTDRVLVYSFYANWFGIIIAESVVPGYPKVLRSKIHDSCFTQGYIEKYQSGRVVAINNIYESGLADCHIKLLESFAVKANLVAPIIKDEQLFGLLIAHECSGPRNWQQPEIDLFTQIAMQVGFTLDHARLLQAYQANST, from the coding sequence ATGAGTCAGTCTTTTTCTCAAAACCAAGCAAGGCGAAATCGTCAACAAAAGCTGTGGCCACAAAAATGGAGTTTAAAGACTAAAGCAATAGTTTGGGCACTAAGCATCAGCGTACTTCCTGTGTTTGCAATTGGGATAGCTACTTACTTCTATGGGATTAATTTAAGTAGCAAACAAATACCGCAAGTAAGACTTGAGAGGACAAAAAGTTCAACAGAAACTGAAGCTCTACAGAGACAACTGTCGCTCTTGTTAACTGGTATGGGGGTAACGGCAATCTTAGCAGGTGCGATCGCTGTTTTTGTGACTAATCGAACTATCAGTCGAGTTAGCAACATTGCTGCAACCTCTAATCATATCAAAAATAGGCTACGTCCAGACAGTGAATTTACTCAAACTTTCATCGCTCACGAAGATGAATTAGTGATGTTAGAGAGAAACATCAGCTTATTCACAGAACTGCTTTCGGTTTTGGTACAAGAGAAAGAAGCCGAAGCTGATTACTCTCAACTATTAACTAAAATTACCCGTTGGGTGCGAGAATCATTCAATCAAGAAGATGTTCTCAAAACTACCTCAGAAGAAATTCGTAAAGCTTTAAACATTGACCGCGTAGCCATCTTTTGCTTCAATTCCAATTGTAATGGAACCTTTATCGCCGAATCAGTAGCACCCGGCTTACCGAAAATATTAGGGGTTACAGTCTCCGAGCCTGGTTTTGAAGCAGGGTATATAGAAAAATATCGGGATGGTTGCACCCGTGGTATTGATGATATCTATCAAGCCGATCTCAGTGATGATGATATTGAGTTACTCCAGCAATTTGCTGTCAAATCTAATTTAGTAGCACCTATTTTCAAAGGCAAACAGCTATTCGGTTTATTGATTGGACATCAATGTTCTAGACAGCGCTTTTGGCAGCAATCTGAGATTGATTTGTTCGCTCAGATTGCCATGCAAGTAGAATTTGCCCTTGACTACGCCAAGCTTTTAGAACAGGTAGATACCAAAGCAGATAAAGCTCAGTTATTTATAGAAATTACCCGCAGTATTCGCGAATCGCTCAACGAAGAAGATGTCCTGAAAACCACGGTGGAAGAGGTTCGCAAACTACTTAGTACTGACCGAGTTCTAGTTTATAGCTTTAACGCTAATTGGTCTGGAACTGTGATTGCCGAATCAGTTATTCCAGGTTATCCAAAAGTTTTGCGGTCTGAAATCCAAGACCCATGTTTCGGTCAGGATTATGTAGAAAAGTATCAGTCTGGTCGCGTTGCAATCACAAACAACATTTACCAAGCTGGTTTGACTGATTGTCACATTAGCCTGCTCGAATCCTTTAGTGTGAAAGCAAATTTGGTTGCACCTATTCTCAAAGATGAACAGCTATTTGGCTTATTAATTGCTCATCAATGTTCCAGACCGCGTGATTGGCAACAGCCTGAAATTGATTTATTTGCTCAGATAGCAATGCAAGTAGGATTTGCTCTCGACCATGCAAGACTGTTGCAACGCATCGAGGCTGAGGGTGTACAAAGTCAGTTGCTGGCGGATACTATCGGCAGCATTCGTCAATCCCTCAACGAAGAAGATGTCCTGAAAACCACTGTAGAAGAGGTTCGCAAAGTACTTAGTACAGACCGAGTCATGGTTTATAGCTTTAATGCTAATTGGTCTGGAACCGTAATTGCCGAATCAGTTGTTCTCACCTATCCCAAAGTTTTGCGGGCTGAAATCGAAGATCCATGTTTTGGTCAAGGCTATGTAGAAGAGTATCAGTCTGGTCGCGTTTTGGCAATAAACAATATTTATGAAGTCGGTTTAGCTGATTGTCACATTAACTTACTCGAATCCTTTGGTGTGAAAGCAAATTTGGTAGCTCCCATTCTCAAGGGTGAGCAGTTATTTGGCTTATTAGTTGCACATCAATGCTCCAGACCCCGTGACTGGAAACAATCTGAGATCGATTTATTTGCCCAGATAGCAATGCAAGTGGGATTTGCTCTCGACCATGCAAGACTCCTGCAACGAATCGAAGCTGAAGCTATGCGAAGTCAATTATTGGTGGATATTACCCGCAACATTCGCCAATCACTCAAAGAAGAGGATATCCTGAAAACTACTGTGGAAGAGGTTCGGAAGGCTTTGAGTACTGACCGAGTACTAGTTTATAGCTTTTATGCTAATTGGTTCGGAATTATCATTGCCGAATCAGTGGTTCCAGGTTATCCCAAAGTTTTGCGGTCTAAAATCCACGATTCCTGTTTTACTCAAGGCTATATAGAAAAGTACCAGTCTGGTCGTGTTGTCGCAATCAACAACATTTATGAGTCAGGTTTGGCTGATTGTCACATTAAACTGCTCGAATCTTTCGCTGTGAAAGCAAACTTGGTTGCACCCATTATCAAAGATGAGCAGTTATTTGGCTTGTTAATTGCACATGAGTGTTCTGGGCCCCGTAATTGGCAACAGCCTGAGATTGATTTGTTTACCCAGATAGCTATGCAAGTAGGATTTACTCTCGATCATGCTAGGCTCCTGCAAGCGTATCAAGCTAACTCTACTTAA
- a CDS encoding histidine kinase — translation MPNNNIKEKIQADLQQAKETGQLRTDRIREIVKSAVSQVGSEFKQGSTELRSLVRDAVSAVIENFQEKGSELKDEVTASIEGALEGINTQRHESIAKTQTDIKRLQAQLDGEEEELQQEVDVILAEIEETGKERPASTKTAIDSAVNAIKDSEEVGLLKKRYAQLQAQLAIVRANMAARYGGRSMEVQDYLDEAKHWYDKARPQAESVAIQVEQKRSQLEDKLGEAGTSLARKERQIKQTLRELLLTAADLFKDKEPANKERETIHK, via the coding sequence ATGCCTAACAACAATATCAAAGAAAAAATTCAAGCAGACTTACAACAAGCTAAAGAAACTGGACAATTAAGAACCGATCGGATTCGAGAAATTGTTAAATCCGCAGTTTCTCAAGTAGGCTCTGAGTTTAAACAAGGTTCTACTGAGCTTCGTAGCCTGGTTAGAGATGCTGTTTCTGCTGTCATTGAAAACTTCCAAGAAAAAGGTAGCGAACTCAAAGATGAAGTGACAGCTTCTATTGAAGGAGCGCTAGAAGGAATTAATACTCAAAGACACGAATCTATTGCTAAAACTCAAACAGATATAAAGCGGCTCCAAGCTCAACTAGATGGTGAAGAAGAAGAACTCCAGCAAGAGGTTGATGTAATTTTGGCAGAGATTGAAGAGACGGGTAAAGAAAGACCAGCTAGTACCAAAACTGCAATTGATTCTGCTGTCAATGCCATTAAAGATAGTGAAGAAGTCGGGTTATTAAAGAAACGTTACGCGCAATTGCAAGCACAGCTAGCTATTGTCAGAGCTAATATGGCTGCACGCTATGGCGGACGTTCTATGGAGGTTCAAGATTATCTAGACGAGGCTAAACACTGGTATGATAAAGCTCGTCCCCAAGCTGAGTCTGTAGCTATACAGGTAGAACAGAAGCGATCGCAGCTAGAAGACAAACTAGGTGAAGCTGGTACATCTCTGGCGAGAAAAGAGCGCCAAATCAAACAAACCTTGAGGGAGTTACTTCTAACGGCAGCTGACTTATTCAAAGATAAGGAACCTGCTAATAAAGAGCGTGAGACTATTCATAAATAG
- the petJ gene encoding cytochrome c6 PetJ, whose amino-acid sequence MKKLLTLVLVTFLLLFSTFTMPAIAADIVNSEQIFSLHCAGCHINGSNIVRRGKNLKRQALKKYGMDSIEAVTSIVTNGKNNMSAYKDRLTEQQITDVAAYVLEQAEKGWR is encoded by the coding sequence TTGAAAAAACTACTCACGTTAGTATTAGTAACATTTCTGTTATTGTTCAGCACTTTTACTATGCCTGCTATAGCAGCAGACATAGTTAACAGTGAACAAATATTTAGTCTTCATTGTGCTGGTTGTCATATTAACGGCAGCAACATAGTTAGACGGGGCAAAAATCTCAAAAGGCAAGCGCTGAAAAAGTATGGCATGGATTCAATAGAGGCAGTCACATCTATAGTTACCAATGGTAAAAATAATATGTCAGCCTACAAAGATCGCCTTACTGAACAGCAAATTACAGATGTTGCTGCTTACGTTCTCGAACAAGCTGAAAAAGGCTGGCGTTAG
- a CDS encoding aldo/keto reductase: MNLPAASRLQFTPDLNICRILNGMWQVSGAHGRINPQAAIETMFKYLDAGFTTWDLADHYGPAEDFIGEFRCQLIDTRGKDALSKVQAFTKWVPRPGKMTKKLVEENIDISLRRMNVESLDLMQFHWWEYQDKNYLDALKYMAELQTEGKIKHLGLTNFDTENLKLITEAGIKIVSNQVQFSLIDRRPEVNMAEFCQQHDIKLFTYGTLCGGLLSENYLGKPEPRGSDLSTASLKKYKNMIDAWGGWQLFQELLAILKEIANKHKVSISNVAVRYILDQPTVGGVIVGARLGVSEHIEDNAKVFSFSLDADDRDRISAVSRQSRDLYQLIGDCGDEYRR, translated from the coding sequence ATGAACTTACCCGCAGCGAGCCGTCTCCAATTCACTCCCGATTTAAACATCTGTCGCATATTAAATGGTATGTGGCAAGTCTCCGGCGCACACGGACGGATCAATCCCCAAGCTGCCATTGAGACTATGTTCAAATATTTAGATGCAGGCTTTACCACTTGGGATTTAGCAGATCATTATGGCCCTGCTGAGGACTTTATTGGTGAGTTTCGCTGTCAACTAATTGATACTCGTGGCAAAGACGCTTTATCTAAGGTGCAAGCCTTTACAAAATGGGTACCTCGTCCAGGTAAAATGACAAAGAAACTGGTCGAGGAAAACATTGATATTTCCCTGAGAAGGATGAATGTAGAATCGTTAGATTTGATGCAATTTCACTGGTGGGAATATCAGGATAAAAATTATCTAGATGCCCTGAAATATATGGCGGAACTCCAGACTGAGGGTAAAATTAAGCATCTAGGTTTAACTAATTTTGACACGGAAAATTTGAAGCTGATTACTGAAGCAGGCATCAAAATTGTTTCTAATCAAGTGCAATTTTCCCTTATTGACCGCCGTCCCGAAGTTAATATGGCGGAATTTTGTCAGCAGCATGACATCAAGCTTTTTACTTACGGTACACTGTGCGGCGGCTTGTTATCAGAAAACTATTTGGGTAAACCGGAACCACGAGGATCTGATCTATCCACTGCTAGTTTGAAAAAATATAAAAATATGATTGATGCTTGGGGGGGTTGGCAATTATTTCAAGAATTGCTAGCTATTTTGAAGGAAATTGCTAATAAGCATAAAGTAAGCATCTCTAACGTGGCAGTGCGTTACATTTTAGATCAGCCAACTGTGGGTGGTGTGATAGTTGGTGCCAGACTTGGCGTATCTGAACATATAGAAGATAACGCCAAAGTATTTAGTTTTAGTTTAGATGCTGACGATCGCGATCGCATCAGTGCCGTATCTCGGCAGTCACGAGATTTGTATCAGCTAATCGGCGATTGTGGCGACGAGTATCGGCGATAA
- a CDS encoding alpha/beta fold hydrolase, with protein MTTTLHWQERVGNQRDWVWRGWQTRYTYIRPNQNNHKTQPLILLHGFGASIGHWRHNLEVLAEHHTVYAIDMLGFGASEKAAANYSIDLWVEQVYDFWKTFIRQPAILVGNSNGSLISMAAAAAHPDMVLGIVMMSLPDPSLEQEVIPPVLRPLVRAIKNVVASPLVLKPVFNFVRRPGVLRRWASLAYANPEAITDELIEILAGPPQDRGSARAFSALFKAAIGINFSPSVKTVLPTLTIPMLLIWGQKDRFVPPALANRFAQYNQKLEVLNLADVGHCPHDECPEQVNQAIVDWIERWVSVGVARRRHRQPPYTFPALPEIV; from the coding sequence GTGACCACTACACTGCACTGGCAAGAACGGGTTGGGAATCAAAGAGATTGGGTTTGGCGGGGCTGGCAAACCCGCTATACTTACATTCGCCCTAACCAAAATAACCACAAAACACAACCTCTGATTCTGTTACATGGCTTTGGCGCTTCCATTGGTCATTGGCGACATAATTTAGAAGTGTTGGCTGAACATCACACAGTTTACGCCATTGATATGCTGGGTTTTGGCGCTTCTGAAAAAGCCGCAGCTAATTACAGCATTGACTTGTGGGTTGAGCAAGTTTACGATTTTTGGAAAACTTTTATCCGTCAACCGGCGATTTTAGTAGGCAATTCCAACGGTTCACTGATTTCCATGGCCGCCGCCGCCGCTCATCCCGACATGGTGCTGGGTATAGTGATGATGAGTTTACCCGACCCTTCCCTAGAACAAGAAGTAATTCCTCCCGTGTTGCGGCCGCTTGTCAGAGCAATTAAAAATGTGGTCGCTTCGCCATTAGTTCTTAAACCTGTGTTTAACTTCGTGCGCCGTCCAGGGGTGCTGCGTCGCTGGGCTAGTCTTGCCTACGCTAACCCAGAGGCGATTACCGATGAACTTATAGAAATTTTAGCTGGGCCTCCCCAAGACAGAGGTTCAGCTAGGGCTTTTAGTGCTTTGTTCAAAGCTGCGATCGGTATTAACTTTAGTCCCAGCGTTAAGACAGTATTACCAACCTTAACAATTCCGATGTTGTTAATTTGGGGACAAAAGGATCGGTTTGTTCCCCCAGCCCTTGCGAATCGATTTGCCCAGTACAACCAAAAATTGGAAGTGCTGAATTTAGCAGACGTGGGTCATTGTCCCCATGATGAATGTCCTGAGCAAGTCAACCAAGCTATTGTAGATTGGATAGAGAGATGGGTTAGCGTAGGCGTAGCCCGCCGTAGGCATCGCCAACCCCCTTACACTTTCCCAGCTTTGCCGGAAATTGTCTAA
- a CDS encoding BON domain-containing protein: MGWLKRLFGMEKPQNAEVNPTPQSIAQAPSSNAAPTATQSIPPERLGLSGEYDQSGLAKRVALAFDQDPQLDDVDTLWVAQTGSTVVLKGKVPSQEILNKMISVASSVNGATDVDTNQATIG; this comes from the coding sequence ATGGGTTGGTTAAAAAGACTATTTGGAATGGAAAAACCTCAAAATGCAGAAGTAAATCCTACTCCGCAGTCAATAGCACAAGCTCCTAGTAGTAACGCTGCTCCTACAGCTACTCAATCAATACCTCCAGAACGTCTGGGTTTAAGTGGTGAATATGACCAAAGTGGGTTGGCAAAGCGGGTAGCGTTGGCATTCGATCAAGATCCCCAACTTGATGATGTTGATACCCTTTGGGTTGCTCAAACGGGTAGTACTGTAGTATTGAAAGGCAAAGTTCCCAGTCAAGAAATCCTTAATAAAATGATTTCTGTAGCTAGTTCTGTGAATGGGGCTACAGATGTTGACACTAACCAAGCCACGATTGGCTAG
- the ilvN gene encoding acetolactate synthase small subunit produces the protein MKHTLSVLVEDEAGVLSRISGLFARRGFNIESLAVGPAEQGGVSRITMVVPGDDRVIEQLTKQLYKLVNVLKVQDITETPCVERELMLLKVNASSSNRSEVIELSQIFRARVVDVAEDSLTLEVVGDPGKMVAIVQVLQKFGLREIARTGKIALTRESGVNTELLKSLEAKV, from the coding sequence ATGAAACATACCCTTTCAGTTCTCGTAGAAGATGAGGCGGGTGTTCTTTCCCGCATTTCTGGTTTATTCGCCCGTCGTGGTTTTAATATTGAAAGCCTTGCTGTTGGCCCTGCTGAACAGGGAGGAGTCTCCCGAATTACAATGGTTGTACCTGGTGACGATCGTGTGATCGAGCAACTCACCAAGCAACTATACAAGTTAGTTAATGTCCTCAAGGTACAGGATATTACCGAAACTCCTTGCGTCGAGCGAGAATTGATGCTTTTGAAAGTAAATGCTAGTAGCAGCAATCGCTCAGAAGTGATTGAACTGTCTCAGATTTTCCGGGCGCGAGTCGTGGATGTAGCAGAAGATTCTCTCACCTTAGAAGTTGTGGGAGATCCAGGTAAAATGGTAGCGATCGTGCAGGTGTTGCAAAAATTTGGTTTAAGAGAAATCGCCCGCACTGGCAAAATTGCCTTGACTCGTGAGTCAGGCGTGAATACCGAGTTACTCAAATCTTTGGAAGCAAAAGTTTAG
- a CDS encoding OmpA family protein, whose protein sequence is MNDYSKNPIPKASSEGLNSNNQTFELNDELTILRSLLLDIEPTKLKTLYERLENPQILPEDISKMLPEAVILRSKQDKQLGEVMVSTVENAIEVSVKQDHNVLADALFPVIAPATRKAISTALEEMMQSMNQTLEHSLSPQSFKWRLEAQRTGKSFAEIVLLRTLVYQVEQIFLIHKKSGLLLQHLVTTQVTIQDPDLVAAMLTAIQDFVKDSFRVQKVDGLKSLRFGEVMIWIEEGPQALVAAMIRGNPPQELRLVLQQAIEKIHLKLGREIQNFTGETEAFQASQPYLEACLVVQYKSTPKKNYTYAWAFLGAIAIACGTWGFFAIREQLRWQAYLQKINSQPGIVVINTKQAFGKYFISGMRDPLAVDPNTLIQQTNLDPKIVISQWQPYLSLEPEFTAKRVEKLLHPPQTVSLKIDNNGILNATGYAPHKWILEARKLWTFIPGIAQFQDQKLVEIELSELELSKRQIEKEIFFFAEGTTEFMPGEVDKLPNLFISIRKCLDIAKYLDKNVQIQIIGHTNSAGTERRNRPLSQARANKILSYLKSQEIKTNQFQALTVSSSLTFQPELTPESKKFNRRVSFKVLMNNTSK, encoded by the coding sequence ATGAATGACTATTCAAAAAATCCAATACCGAAAGCATCCTCTGAAGGTTTGAACAGCAACAACCAAACCTTCGAACTTAATGATGAACTAACTATACTCCGTAGTTTGCTTCTGGATATTGAGCCAACTAAACTTAAAACACTTTATGAGCGATTAGAAAATCCTCAAATTCTACCAGAAGATATTAGCAAGATGCTTCCAGAAGCAGTTATCTTGCGCTCAAAGCAAGATAAACAACTTGGGGAGGTAATGGTATCAACTGTAGAAAATGCCATTGAAGTTTCTGTTAAACAAGACCACAATGTGCTTGCAGATGCATTATTTCCAGTTATTGCGCCAGCTACTCGCAAGGCGATTTCCACGGCTCTTGAGGAAATGATGCAATCTATGAATCAAACTCTGGAACATAGCTTGTCTCCACAGAGCTTCAAATGGAGACTAGAAGCGCAACGCACAGGAAAATCATTTGCGGAAATTGTGCTGTTACGGACGCTAGTTTATCAAGTGGAACAAATATTTTTGATTCATAAAAAATCGGGATTATTGCTGCAACATTTAGTAACAACGCAGGTAACAATTCAAGATCCAGATTTAGTAGCTGCGATGTTGACAGCTATCCAGGATTTTGTCAAAGATTCCTTTAGGGTACAAAAAGTAGATGGACTAAAAAGTTTACGCTTTGGAGAAGTAATGATTTGGATTGAAGAGGGACCACAAGCTCTAGTAGCAGCGATGATTCGAGGGAATCCTCCCCAAGAATTAAGGTTAGTTTTGCAACAAGCGATAGAAAAAATTCACCTGAAGCTAGGTAGAGAAATTCAAAATTTTACAGGGGAAACAGAAGCATTTCAGGCCAGCCAGCCTTATTTAGAAGCTTGTCTGGTAGTTCAGTATAAATCTACTCCTAAAAAAAATTATACCTATGCCTGGGCTTTCTTGGGTGCGATCGCGATCGCTTGTGGGACTTGGGGCTTTTTTGCCATAAGAGAACAACTTCGTTGGCAAGCATATCTCCAAAAAATCAACTCTCAGCCAGGAATTGTTGTGATTAACACCAAGCAAGCTTTTGGCAAATATTTTATTTCGGGAATGCGCGATCCCTTAGCAGTAGATCCTAATACACTAATACAACAAACAAATCTTGATCCCAAAATAGTAATTAGTCAGTGGCAACCTTATCTGTCTTTAGAGCCAGAATTTACTGCCAAAAGAGTTGAAAAATTGTTGCATCCTCCCCAAACTGTATCATTAAAGATTGATAATAACGGTATTCTTAATGCAACTGGTTATGCACCCCATAAATGGATTTTAGAAGCACGGAAATTATGGACATTTATTCCTGGTATCGCCCAATTCCAAGACCAAAAACTCGTAGAAATAGAACTTAGCGAGTTGGAGTTATCCAAAAGACAGATAGAAAAAGAAATATTTTTTTTCGCAGAAGGAACAACCGAGTTCATGCCTGGGGAAGTTGACAAATTACCTAATTTATTTATATCAATCCGAAAATGTTTAGATATTGCCAAGTATTTGGATAAAAATGTGCAGATTCAAATAATTGGACATACTAATAGTGCTGGAACAGAACGAAGAAATAGACCACTCAGTCAAGCCCGCGCTAATAAAATTCTATCTTATTTAAAATCCCAAGAAATCAAGACAAACCAATTTCAAGCACTAACTGTAAGTTCTAGCCTAACTTTCCAGCCAGAATTAACGCCAGAATCTAAAAAATTTAATCGGAGAGTATCTTTCAAAGTATTAATGAATAATACCTCTAAATAA
- a CDS encoding Rab family GTPase, translating into MVIQKKICMIGAFATGKTSLVAMFVHSIFSEKYHTTVGVKIDKKTIDIQDKKLNLILWDIYGEDEFQELQMSYLRGSSGYLLVVDGTRYNTLQKAFDLQIKIEDAIGQVPFILVINKLDITDEWEIESAEIDDVIQKGWTVIKTSAKHGIGVEEAFQTLAKKILDC; encoded by the coding sequence ATGGTTATCCAAAAAAAAATTTGTATGATAGGTGCATTTGCTACAGGTAAAACTAGTTTGGTAGCAATGTTTGTCCACAGTATTTTTTCCGAAAAATATCATACTACTGTGGGTGTAAAAATTGATAAAAAAACTATAGATATTCAAGATAAAAAATTAAACCTTATCCTTTGGGATATCTATGGAGAAGATGAGTTTCAAGAATTACAAATGTCTTATTTGCGAGGTTCTTCTGGCTATTTATTAGTTGTAGATGGTACCAGATATAATACTTTACAAAAAGCTTTTGATCTACAAATAAAAATAGAAGATGCCATTGGTCAGGTTCCCTTTATTTTAGTCATAAATAAATTGGATATAACGGATGAATGGGAAATTGAATCTGCTGAGATAGATGATGTTATACAAAAAGGTTGGACTGTGATTAAAACAAGTGCCAAACATGGTATTGGTGTAGAAGAAGCTTTTCAAACTCTCGCTAAAAAAATATTGGATTGCTAA
- a CDS encoding sensor histidine kinase KdpD translates to MNTSITNDMLTALNILVLEKIDAGLFKIIGNLPDWLNQFSCKILASGMNISIPQEEFSFLNNFLIDAEKFWMNNNTKKLSSGLWTEIDADGQEYQFKAYAICVNNRKFLLIEALEDSDQEQQSVLQKAREYQLIYQQLLKDNQKKDVLIHCLIHDIAVELSAINCCFALLEFENLTPKGKEYLETGIKQCLKQEMLIKDILDAFSTEAALTENSHIYIEEAPNILSSIQEVIEFSKLNFALNNIQLQLATNIDMTTDWTVMADKSRLDRVISNLVENAYRYSKPDSIVTIDLQLDGQYILFTIDDCGLGVLPEMEKNLFQKFSQGKGKSGRAGLGLYFCRITLECWGGMIGYLPRLEGGSRFWFRLPRLASVMS, encoded by the coding sequence ATGAATACATCGATCACGAATGATATGCTCACGGCTTTGAACATTCTGGTGTTAGAGAAAATTGATGCAGGTTTATTTAAAATTATTGGTAATTTACCTGATTGGTTAAATCAATTTTCTTGTAAGATTTTAGCATCAGGAATGAATATCTCAATACCGCAGGAAGAGTTTTCTTTTTTAAATAATTTTTTAATTGATGCCGAAAAATTTTGGATGAACAATAATACTAAAAAACTCAGTTCAGGTTTATGGACTGAAATAGATGCAGATGGACAAGAATATCAATTTAAAGCTTATGCAATTTGTGTGAATAATAGAAAATTTTTATTGATCGAGGCTTTGGAAGATTCTGATCAAGAACAGCAGTCTGTTCTCCAAAAAGCTAGAGAATATCAATTGATTTATCAGCAATTACTTAAGGATAATCAAAAAAAAGATGTTCTAATTCATTGTCTTATCCATGATATAGCAGTAGAATTGAGCGCTATAAACTGCTGTTTTGCACTACTAGAATTTGAAAACTTAACGCCTAAAGGAAAAGAATATTTAGAAACTGGTATAAAGCAATGTCTAAAACAAGAGATGCTGATTAAAGATATTTTAGATGCTTTTTCTACTGAAGCAGCATTAACAGAAAATTCTCATATCTATATTGAAGAAGCACCTAATATCTTAAGTTCTATACAAGAGGTAATTGAATTTTCAAAACTGAACTTTGCCCTTAATAATATACAATTACAGCTTGCTACCAATATTGATATGACAACAGACTGGACAGTTATGGCAGATAAATCTCGTCTAGATAGAGTGATTTCTAATCTAGTAGAAAATGCTTATAGATATAGTAAACCAGATTCTATTGTAACTATCGATCTACAACTGGATGGGCAATATATTTTATTTACTATAGATGACTGTGGTTTGGGTGTACTGCCAGAAATGGAAAAGAATTTATTTCAAAAGTTTTCTCAAGGCAAAGGTAAATCAGGGAGAGCTGGCTTAGGTCTTTATTTTTGTAGAATCACACTTGAATGCTGGGGAGGTATGATTGGTTATTTACCTCGTCTTGAAGGTGGTTCTAGATTTTGGTTCCGCTTGCCAAGACTAGCATCAGTGATGAGTTAA